CAAGTATCCCTTGGGGATTTCTATATCGATTCGTTGATCAAAACTGCTTCCAGGCGTTACGGAATCGTTATAGAAAGCCGAATAATTTGTAGAGGCCCAACCCGGACTTAGAAACGAGGGAGTGAAGAAGCTTATCGAGACAGCAAATATAACCATACAAAATGCAGCAGTACACCGGAACAAGGACTTCATTTCCACTGAATCATCCCCCACTTCATGTTTTTAGAAGAATATACGTGATATTGAATTTAGTTCCTTCTTTTCGACAAATTGTTACGAATTATTACAAGTTGTTTGCTTTCTTAATTCACAACCTAAGTAGAGCCGATAATGCAGGAGAATAGACAACCCACCCAGAATTTTTCGAAGTTAGATTTATGTCAAAAATAACCGAAAGGTGGGAACCGATTTGTTCACCCGGAATAGGCGCTGGCTTTTTACCGGCAGTCTCTTGACTCTCCTATTTTTTTGTCTAACTGCATATTCCTATGGCGCATCTCCGATTCACATTGTCGTCAACGGAAAGGTTCTCGATATCCCTACGAAAGAAACTCCGATACTTGTAAATGGTCGAGTCATGGTGCCGGCAAGGTACGTCGCTGAAGCATTAGGCGCTACAGTTAGCTGGAACAATCTAATCCCCGCTGTAGTCATTAATTCAGAAGCGAAAAACGATAGCAACAGTGAACCCACTAGACTGGGTTCCTCCTACTTGACAAATGGACGTGACATTTGGGTTCCATTTCACTCCATCCAGCAGTGCTTTGGCGCCGGCACAGATACAGAATCGATTGGTGAAAACAAGTACGTGATTACATTCGGGAAAAATAAAATTGAGTTTGAACTGGGCAATGGAACGGCCAAAGCGAACGGCGAGTCGATTTCCATCCCCAGTGCATTTATTGTCCAAGGTATGGTTTACGTTCCCGTCAAAATGTTTCAACCATTCGGCGTGCGTGCTCACATTGATGGCGATACTTGTGTGCTGCAACGAAATTAACAAAACGGTCGTTTCTATTGGAGAGCTTTCGCTATGGTCTACCGTGTGCGTAAAAGTATCACCCCGGGCCACCACGGCCATTCGCATCATGGTAAAAATTGCCCTTATCTTCCAGCAAGACGATATCTTCTCCTTGCAGTTGTCTTATTTTAATATTGTCTTTACCCCAAGAA
Above is a window of Heliomicrobium undosum DNA encoding:
- a CDS encoding copper amine oxidase N-terminal domain-containing protein, with protein sequence MFTRNRRWLFTGSLLTLLFFCLTAYSYGASPIHIVVNGKVLDIPTKETPILVNGRVMVPARYVAEALGATVSWNNLIPAVVINSEAKNDSNSEPTRLGSSYLTNGRDIWVPFHSIQQCFGAGTDTESIGENKYVITFGKNKIEFELGNGTAKANGESISIPSAFIVQGMVYVPVKMFQPFGVRAHIDGDTCVLQRN